In Zea mays cultivar B73 chromosome 7, Zm-B73-REFERENCE-NAM-5.0, whole genome shotgun sequence, the following proteins share a genomic window:
- the LOC100279577 gene encoding putative lectin-like receptor protein kinase family protein precursor, translating into MLFETFVVATLLILLLVPVGRCADATAGSDDERFVYNGFKGANLTLDGASTVTPNGLLVLTNGTIQMKGHAFHPSPLPFRDRGAQNATAARSFSTTFAFAIFGPYIDLSSHGLAFFVSSDRAALSTALPGQFLGLLNSTDNGNGRTHVFAVELDTLFNADFLDRNSNHVGVDVDSLVSRAAADAGYYDDGTGQFRNLSLVSRKAMQVWVDYDSGSTQVTVTMAPLGLARPKKPLLQTTVDLSGVVQGTAAYVGFTSATGILFSRHFVLGWAFAFDGAAPALNISALPALPPAGPKPRPKVLEIVLPIATATLVFAVGVLVYALLRRRARYAELREDWETAFGPHRFSYKDLFHATGGFSDKRLLGAGGFGSVYRGVLRKSNTEVAVKKVSHESKQGMKEFIAEIASMGRLRHRNLVQLLGYCRRKGELLLVYDYMPNGSLDKHLYDRSKGARALGWPQRLHVIRGVASGLLYLHEDWEQVVVHRDVKASNVLLDGEMNGRLGDFGLARLYDHGTDAHTTHVVGTMGYLAPELGHTGKATPATDVFAFGAFLLEVTCGRRPVEQDEHNSHTVLVDWVAERWRRRLILDAADTMIPDGFNPDEVCLALKLGLLCSHPLPNARPTMRQVMQYLDGDMVLPDLSPEYFGFTAVERMYSREVSKDTMAYVSSSTSMGAISDLSSGR; encoded by the coding sequence ATGCTGTTTGAGACCTTCGTCGTGGCTACTCTGCTGATCCTTCTCCTCGTTCCTGTTGGCCGCTGCGCCGACGCCACCGCCGGCAGCGATGACGAGCGGTTCGTCTACAACGGCTTCAAGGGCGCGAACCTCACCCTCGACGGCGCGTCCACCGTGACGCCGAACGGCCTACTGGTGCTGACCAACGGCACCATCCAAATGAAGGGCCACGCGTTCCACCCGTCCCCGCTGCCGTTCCGTGACCGGGGCGCCCAGAACGCCACCGCCGCGCGGTCCTTCTCGACCACCTTCGCGTTCGCCATCTTCGGGCCGTACATCGACCTGAGCAGCCACGGCCTGGCCTTCTTCGTCTCCTCGGACAGGGCGGCTCTGTCCACCGCGCTGCCGGGGCAGTTCTTGGGCTTGCTCAACAGCACCGACAACGGCAACGGGAGAACCCACGTCTTCGCCGTGGAGCTGGACACGCTCTTCAACGCCGATTTCCTCGACAGAAACAGCAACCACGTCGGCGTCGACGTCGACAGCCTAGTGTCGCGTGCTGCTGCGGACGCCGGTTACTACGACGACGGCACCGGGCAGTTCCGGAACCTGAGCCTGGTCAGCCGGAAGGCCATGCAGGTCTGGGTGGACTACGACAGCGGGTCGACTCAGGTCACCGTGACCATGGCACCGCTGGGCTTGGCCAGGCCGAAGAAGCCGCTGCTGCAGACCACCGTCGACCTCTCCGGCGTGGTGCAGGGCACCGCGGCGTACGTTGGGTTCACGTCCGCGACGGGCATCCTCTTCTCGCGCCACTTCGTGCTCGGCTGGGCCTTCGCGTTCGACGGGGCGGCCCCGGCGCTAAACATCTCGGCGCTGCCAGCCTTGCCGCCCGCGGGGCCCAAGCCGCGGCCGAAGGTGCTGGAGATCGTGCTTCCCATCGCGACAGCCACGCTGGTGTTCGCCGTGGGCGTCCTGGTTTACGCCCTGCTGCGCCGCCGGGCCAGGTACGCCGAGCTCCGCGAGGACTGGGAGACCGCGTTCGGGCCACACCGGTTCTCGTACAAGGACCTGTTCCACGCCACCGGAGGGTTCAGTGACAAGCGGCTCCTCGGCGCCGGAGGGTTTGGCAGCGTGTACAGGGGCGTTCTCCGCAAATCCAACACGGAGGTCGCGGTGAAGAAGGTGTCCCACGAGTCAAAGCAGGGCATGAAGGAGTTCATCGCTGAGATCGCGAGCATGGGGCGGCTGCGGCACCGCAACCTAGTGCAGCTGCTCGGCTACTGCCGGCGCAAAGGTGAACTCCTCTTGGTCTACGATTACATGCCTAATGGTAGCCTTGACAAACACCTCTACGATCGAAGCAAGGGCGCACGTGCGCTGGGATGGCCTCAAAGACTTCACGTCATCAGAGGAGTGGCGTCCGGGCTTCTGTACCTGCACGAGGACTGGGAGCAGGTGGTTGTCCATCGAGATGTCAAGGCAAGCAATGTGCTCCTCGACGGCGAAATGAACGGGCGGTTAGGAGACTTCGGCCTCGCGAGGCTGTACGATCACGGGACTGATGCGCATACGACTCATGTGGTCGGCACTATGGGGTACCTGGCCCCTGAACTAGGCCACACCGGCAAGGCAACGCCGGCAACTGATGTCTTCGCCTTTGGGGCATTCCTTCTGGAGGTCACCTGTGGACGAAGGCCAGTCGAGCAGGACGAGCACAACAGCCACACGGTGCTCGTGGATTGGGTGGCTGAGCGCTGGCGTAGGAGGCTGATCCTTGACGCGGCAGACACGATGATCCCAGACGGTTTCAATCCTGATGAGGTCTGTCTGGCACTAAAGCTTGGTCTGCTCTGCTCGCATCCGTTGCCCAACGCAAGGCCGACCATGCGGCAGGTCATGCAGTACCTCGACGGCGACATGGTCCTCCCGGACTTGTCACCGGAGTATTTCGGCTTCACCGCAGTGGAGCGGATGTATAGCAGGGAGGTAAGCAAGGATACGATGGCATACGTGTCGTCGTCCACGAGCATGGGTGCCATTTCTGATCTTTCTAGTGGAAGATGA